The following coding sequences lie in one Pseudorasbora parva isolate DD20220531a chromosome 18, ASM2467924v1, whole genome shotgun sequence genomic window:
- the btc gene encoding probetacellulin yields the protein MDRTRRYIWGIITAVVLCKYSQAEWNTTESPANRTVSCNHHDNSGNCTDSKDDHTWSGHFSICPKDYRHYCIHGVCRFVKEQNIPSCRCETGYIGSRCEYLDLEYHMAERRKIVIACVVAGLVSLILLIVFICVCTHKRYKPCRKKKRKKDSCDEDEKLSSLNTHEDLAAPVDTCDTNAV from the exons ATGGACAGGACGCGCAGGTACATTTGGGGAATAATCACAG CTGTCGTCCTATGCAAATACTCCCAGGCTGAATGGAATACCACAGAATCACCGGCGAATAGGACTGTGTCCTGCAATCACCATGACAACAGCGGCAACTGCACAG ATTCAAAAGATGACCACACATGGAGTGGGCACTTCTCTATATGTCCAAAAGATTATAGGCATTACTGTATCCATGGTGTTTGTCGTTTTGTGAAGGAGCAGAACATTCCTTCATGCAG ATGTGAAACAGGATATATAGGCAGTAGGTGTGAATATCTTGATCTTGAGTACCATATGGCAGAACGAAGAAAAATAGTCATCGCATGTGTGGTTGCAGGATTGGTCTCTCTTATTCTGCTCATCGTCTTCATATGCGTCTGTACACA TAAACGATATAAACCATGTagaaagaagaagagaaaaaaggaTTCATGTGATGAAGATGAGAAGCTCAGTTCACTAAATACTCATGAAGATTTAGCTGCTCCAGTCGACACGTGtgacactaatgctgtgtga